The Megalops cyprinoides isolate fMegCyp1 chromosome 12, fMegCyp1.pri, whole genome shotgun sequence genome contains a region encoding:
- the coch gene encoding cochlin, which yields MTAVMWCMAWYSKAANAYLARVPVPTPISCTTRAADLGDPRAVVVCPSDCTLRHLSVFGSGVYAAVSSVCGAAIHRGVITWSGGPLNVHRAPGRENYLSSYAHGIQSQSLSRWTASFTVSRSFSQPMEVSGQPSTTALPGLGSAKKAAKKTVKKTAQNGIKDCQVDIALLLDGSYNIGQRRFNLQKNFVSKLVLMLRVGPDGPGLGVVQVSETPQVEFYLKNFTQPKDVISAIKEMGFKGGNTNTGKALMHTVEGFFSEERGGRRGMPRVAVVFVDGWPSDSLDAAAVRARESGINVFVVSVAKASPEEQSLVQDRDFMKKAVCRDNGFFNFSMPSWFSSNKHVKPLAQRLCSANRMLCSKTCYNSVNLGFLIDGSSSVGDGNFRLVLDFIASVAGAFEISELGARVGAVQFTYDQKLEMDFSEHLERDEALAAIRAIRYMSGGTATGDAINFAVSNLFFSATATSGKNFLIVITDGQSYDEVASPALAAQREGITMYSVGVAWAPQDDLKAMASEPKDRHSFFTRDFTGLKEFQEPLVRGICQDFTETQ from the exons ATGACAGCTGTTATGTGGTGCATGGCATGGTACAGTAAGGCAGCGAATGCTTACCTTGCACGTGTTCCAGTGCCCACCCCCATCTCCTGCACGACGCGGGCCGCGGACCTGGGGGACCCGCGCGCCGTGGTGGTGTGCCCCTCCGACTGCACGCTCCGCCACCTGTCCGTGTTCGGCTCGGGCGTGTACGCTGCCGTGTCCAGCGTCTGCGGAGCAGCCATACACCG agGCGTGATCACGTGGTCAGGAGGGCCGCTCAATGTCCACAGAGCTCCTGGTCGAGAAAACTACCTCAGCTCCTACGCCCATGGGATCCAGTCGCAGTCGCTGTCCCGGTGGACGGCGTCATTCACTGTGTCCA GATCGTTCAGCCAGCCCATGGAGGTGTCGGGCCAGCCCAGCACCACCGCCCTGCCCGGACTCGGCTCAG caaAGAAAGCAGCGAAGAAGACCGTGAAGAAGACAGCTCAGAATGGCATCAAAG ACTGCCAGGTGGACATCGCCCTGCTGCTGGATGGCAGCTACAACATCGGCCAGAGGCGTTTCAACCTGCAGAAGAACTTCGTCTCTAAGCTGGTGCTGATGCTGCGGGTGGGGCCAGACGGGCCTGGCTTGGGGGTGGTGCAGGTCAG TGAAACCCCCCAGGTTGAGTTCTACCTGAAGAACTTCACTCAGCCCAAAGATGTGATTTCCGCCATCAAAGAGATGGGATTCAAAGGAGGGAACACCAACACAG GTAAGGCGCTGATGCACACGGTGGAGGGCTTCTTCAGCGAAGAGAGGGGCGGGCGGCGGGGCATGCCGCGGGTTGCCGTGGTGTTTGTGGATGGCTGGCCCTCCGACAGCCTGGATGCAGCAGCAGTCCGGGCCCGAGAGTCCGGCATCAACGTCTTTGTGGTGTCAGTGGCCAAAGCATCGCCTGAGGAGCAGAGCTTAGTGCAGGACAGAGATTTCATGAAGAAG GCGGTGTGCCGGGACAACGGCTTCTTTAACTTCAGCATGCCCAGCTGGTTCAGCAGCAATAAGCATGTGAAGCCGCTGGCACAGAGGCTGTGCTCGGCCAACCGCATGCTGTGCAGCAAGACCTGCTACAACTCCGTCAACCTGGGCTTCCTGATCGACGGGTCCAGCAGCGTGGGTGACGGAAACTTCCGGCTCGTGCTGGACTTCATTGCGAGCGTGGCGGGAGCCTTCGAGATCTCAGAGCTGGGGGCGCGCGTGGGCGCGGTGCAGTTCACCTACGACCAGAAGCTGGAGATGGACTTCAGCGAACACCTGGAGCGGGATGAAGCCCTTGCTGCCATCAGAGCCATCCGCTACATGAGCGGCGGCACCGCCACCGGAGACGCCATCAACTTCGCCGTCTCCAACCTCTTCTTCTCGGCCACCGCCACCTCCGGAAAGAACTTCCTCATCGTCATCACCGACGGCCAGTCCTACGACGAGGTCGCCAGCCCCGCGCTAGCTGCCCAGAGAGAAG GAATCACCATGTACTCGGTGGGCGTGGCCTGGGCCCCGCAGGATGACCTGAAAGCCATGGCCTCGGAGCCCAAGGACAGACACTCTTTCTTCACACGGGATTTCACCGGGTTGAAGGAGTTCCAGGAGCCCCTGGTCAGGGGCATCTGCCAGGACTTCACCGAGACGCAGTAG